In Planococcus citri chromosome 4, ihPlaCitr1.1, whole genome shotgun sequence, the genomic window GTCGAAATTAGTTTACCCGAGCCACCTGAAAAACGTCGAACTGTATTGCTGTTATGTCAAGCAACTACAGAAGCATTCATCAGCGAATATTCATCGTACGAAAAGCTGATTCGAATGGTTCGATTGTTTGTAACGTTCTACGCTCGATTATCTCGTTACGAATTGCGAATTTCGAAGATCATGTTCGAAGATCCACGATTACCGATTTACGTCATCGCTCGAATTTCTCAGCTTACTTGGTTCAAGAACGAAATCGAATCAATCCAGAATCAAGTACCTTTGAAATCTCGTAACACGCTCGCTTCGATAAGTCCTTTTCTCGATCAGTTTGGAGTACTCCGGGTAGGAGGAAGGCTTCGAAATAGTCGCTTCTCTTACGATGTAAAGCACCCGATCATCTTACACGGACAGTCCGAGTACGCCAAACTACTCGCTCGACatattcacgaaaaatattaCCACGCATCACAATCGTTTACTCGATCATTCATACTCAGTCGCTACTGGATAGTTACTGGAGTTCGGCGACTAGTGAAAAACACCATCGATAATTGCGTCTGGTGTACTCGAATGAAAGCTCAGACAGTTAGCCAAATCATGGGTGATTTGCCTACTGAACGCTTAACCATCGCTCGTCCGTTTACCAATGCCAGTGTCGATTACGGCGGTCCTTTCACGATCAGATGTACTAATCATCGAACACCAAAGTACATCAAATGTTATGCCGCTTTCTTCGTTTGCTTGGTGACTCGCGCTGTATTCATCGAACCTGTGTCCGATCTCTCGACGACTGCGTTTTTAGCCGCTTTTCAACGCTTCCGGAATCGCCGAGGTACTCCTGCGATAATGTACTCCGATAACGGAACGAATTTCGTTGGTGCTAAGAACGATCTCGAGAAAAATAATCCCGAACTCGCACtcgaatggaaatttatttctcCTAGAACTCCACACCAAGGTGGAGTCTGGGAAGCTGCGGTCAAAGCTGGGAAAAAGCATCTACTAGCTGCGACGAAAGGAGCTGTTCAAACCGAAGAAGAATTCCGAACAGTTCTCACAGCTGTCGAGGCAATCCTCAACTCTCGACCATTATATGCCTCTCGTAATTCGACCGATGTTGAGGAGATCGATGTCCTCACTCCATCTCATTTCCTGATTGGTTCAAGTTTGCTCGAAAAGGACGATCCTAGCCCATTCGATATTACATTGGGCGAAAGATTGACGCTTCAACGTCAGATTATCGAGTCATTCTGGCATAATCTGAAATCGAGCTATCTTGCCAAACTTCAGACTCGctcgaaatggaaaaaagccGAACCGAATCTTTCAATCGGTGATATCGtcatattgaaagaaaattcgtcGCCATGTTCATGGCCCCTCGGAAGAATCATCGATGGCAAACCTGATGCCAAAGGCCACCTACGAAAGGTCTCCGTTAAGGCCAAAGGATCGATTTTCCAACGAGGTGTCCAGGAATTGGTCAAACTTCCAGTCGAAACGAAAATCGCTGGAGAATAAcgttcgaataattttaaactCGTTTTGGATGTTCGAATAATGTAAATAATTGTTCCTTTTCATGTAAATTATTGCATTTTATTCActcgttaatttttaaattgttttttgttttttttctactcgcTCGAATGTAAATATCATACGTAATCGTAATTTCTCGTTGTATAGTTTAAGTACTACTCGAATgtatataatttatttatatttatttcttAAGACCCTTGGTCTTCCTGGGGGAGCTTTGTTTAGATAATAATTACGCTCTCTATCGGTATTAGTTACCATTTACCTCGTCTGTATATTTTCCCTTATCTCTCTATCAGTCCACTATCATCCGAATGTGTATCATAACGTGTAAATATAGCAAGTATGCTTTAATgagtatttctttcttttttactcGAATATACGCCAAACAATACTGGTAATTGATGTTTTCAATATTATGTACTTGATGATAAAAGATATACGTAtctactaacaagggaactacctgaatcGGCtgcaggaccccaaatccaaaagttcacatgctgaagttgatttctggattgttggtgaatttttgaaaattgaaaaatccgaaaaattatcaattaatatcaaaaatagaaaatattgatgaaaaatgggattttttcgggaagtggttcagatggcgTCCCCAACTCATTTAccactatcgaaattcgtataacctcaatttcagtcatttcggagtctccagcgattttttattgtttcttcAGAAACTTGGAATTGCTGtagaacggctaaaaatcaactttagcacaaataacttcatTTGAGGCCTATGTGGGCTGCCTTTAGCCATTTTTTGCgattgtcgcgaaaatcggcgtctgccggttcagatttGTATTTTTGCCCATTGACTTGTGCAATGAAAAACTGCAATTCGATCTTTTGTGATGCTATTTATCCTGATTCAAGCTCCAACATAATTAGAGTTTTTTccaaagtaagtacatacatatgtgcCTACTTGGTACTGCACAAGGTATGCCTGGTTcgcgattcttcaaaaaatttacccacTCTTCAGTGTAGTAGTTATTGAACTATCCTGACTTgataagtaaattgaaaatcattttgtcCGATACATCATACGTTAGAGTTTTTTTTAGCCATATTGAAATGACTGACACTCATAACACATAATTTGATGTATCTATCCCACACCAACATTACTCGGATTTCAAGCTTATCCTCTCCCCTGCCATCCACCACCACAACTGTTTGACCAACTTGAAATCAACCGCCCTCGAAATATACAAATCAATGTTCCACTCGtttatattaggtacctagtatacctacctatggttctaatttcaaattcatcctCACCTATATCCtcatatacctatacttactcaaGAAATTTCTCTGTTTAATTTGAAATCTACTACTCCCAAccataatacataattatggGAATAAGTTCAGCAAAgttcagaaaaacaaaatcacaattttgaatttcagccagtttgtttaaaaatgtttttcaactgtaagtaggtacaacCGCTATTCACacattccattaaaaaaaactgatttaggcattttgattttttatttttcaaatggttcCATCATTGAAAACCACGCCTTGCCATCTTTGAAAAAGATGGTTCTGACCTCAAAATACTGGTCACCATATTGATGATAATATTATTATTCACAATAATAATTGGTGCTTGTTTTTTCTGCAAATACAAGAGGTAAGTGACGATGTCCCTTCTATTCCATATTGgacatttcatttttgaaacgcTAACGCGATAAATTTATACAGGGAAATGAAAAAGCGAGAAACAGAAATTGCGAACATGACACGAATTGTGAAAAAGATCATTGTTCAAAAACAAATCGacattgaccaaaattttcaagatattgtGGTAGCTATATTACATCTATTTGcataaatatataaatacacgtacctagtaccttgtggtgcccgggtcctttatggtaattgtggtgcccgcgtacatagaggatcacatatatatgtatgataaaggtgttttggagcagtttatttttttggggttttttagtcatagtggtgcccgttatataaacttggtacttgtggtgcctgcctcaaaaatttttttttcacattagagtgtatttcatcaaattctacatcgttttatataaaaagaccttgtggtgcccaaTTTGGGCGCcgcaagcccaaaaccgggcaccacaatgactacatatacttaaaacgggcaccacaatgactaagtttaaatctgcACATTTATACTTCTTTTTAAGGATACCTGCTGTATCAGCATAAATTAATTAGGTATGATTCAAATGCACTAATGagataattttatattttccaaCCAATAGAATATGCCTGtcgtttcaattcaaaattcgagATGTGGTCAAGTCAGAAATGGTATGGTATCTGCTGGCGAATATGAAATGCCATTAGATGAACGTTGGGAATATCCTCGGAAAAACTTGCGCATTATGCATACTTTGGGTGAAGGCGAATTCGGACAGGTAGCTCAAGCTGAAGCAAGTAACATTTTAGGAGAAGGAAGCGGAACTACAATTGTAGCAGTGAAAATGCTCAAAGGTTGGTAATTTTGAAGCTAAATCAACATGAATCGATCTATGGTcagatacttacctactagCACAATTATCTGACAATAGATGAACTGATATAGTGAATACCTAGCTGTTTGAATgaataatgataaattttctcaaatatttcagaCAACAGTACCGACTCAGATATGATCGATTTAGTATCCGAAATGGAGATACTAAAATTACTCGGTAATCATCCAAACGTTCTCCGACTCCTTGGCTGCTGTAGCCAAGGAGGAACCCTGTTTGTAATTACAGAATTTGCTCGCAACggaaacctgaaaaattttctacagaaaCACCGTAATCAATCCACCAAACTGACTGAAAGCACTCTGTTGGCTTATGCTCGTCAAATTGCACAGGGGATGAGTTATCTGACTGTTATGAAGGTAACTTATGTAACCTTTCCATAATTCATCAAGAACCTCCAAACAGTTCGATTTTCATCAGGGTGTACTTTTTGTTCATATTTCATAGTGCGTTCACCGAGACTTAGCAGCTAGAAACATTCTTGTAACAGCTGAACAAACGATGAAAATCGCTGATTTCGGCCTCGCTAGAAATGTGGCAAATTCCGAGTACTACAGAAAAACAACAGAAGGTAGACTTCCTATAAAATGGATGGCACCTGAAGCTTTATTCGACAACAAATACTCCACAAAATCGGACATGTAAGTTGGAATctggtaggtatgtacctacttgatgaagTGGACATTTACTGTTGATGTTTTACAGATGGTCATATGGTGTACTATTGTGGGAAATTGTAACCCTTGGGGATAATCCATACCCTTCAATTAAGAGCATGGCTGCGATGATTCGGTTCTTAAATGAAAATCGTCGTCTGGAAAAACCCTTAAACACGAGTACAGATGTGTAAGTACactaacaaaaaatttccaggatTACTTGGTAAAAATAAACGGAACGAAGTTACTTATGAACCTGATGATATTTCTCGTAGGTACAATTTAATGCAAGATTGTTGGAAATATGAACCCAGACAGCGCCCGAATTTCTTAACTATCGTTGAACATATAACAGATTTATTGGAGAATAGAGAGGTATGTGCTACATGCCAGGTAACTATACCTATATGACAAAAGACCTTTAATTGGTCAATCATCAATTCAtggttgtatttttatttctttaaattCTGATATTCAGGTAGTCAGCGAATTTAATTCAGAAAGTTCTGACGAATCTGAATTAAAAAGTGTAATTTCCACAACAGAACCTACTGAATTGGATGAATTGATCACAAACCACTCAACTAAAGAGAACGAATATCTTATAAGTTGAGTAGTGAATTCAAAGTCATTGTTGCAATTTGgacttatacctatgtacttataaCTTCTAATGGGAAGCAAATCTAATACATTACTATAGGTATATTATCTTTAGAATACAAATTAATACTTATAATGTTTTATTTATATTGTCTCTGTAATATGTATGAgtaataattatattatttGTGTAAGCTGAATTTCAACAAAGGGAACCTTTTGTTAATAAGAAAATGTAGAATGTTGAGGAAAGGAGAGCTTTCCAAAGCAGGATTATGTCATAGTAGCCCagatagaataaatttttgttgataaggtctacctactgaattttttaatttcaagatgCTGTTTTGTAATACCCACCGGCAAACgatatcacatttttttgtatgtacatataaccTGAAGTACCCAAATATGTGCCcaattaaaaacatcaaaaactgattaccaaaaaaaaaggaagatatGAAGTAGCGAAAATTATCGACTCTGGAAATGACACTGGTCACATTCTAAAAAGTGATGGAAAGAAATGAACTACCTAATTTGTAAGTTCTTATCTAGGCAAGTGACTCTGATTCAGAGCATCTGCATAAAagatgaaatatgtacctactgtaaTCACTCTGCtccatttcgaaattttgctGAAAGTGCGTCTCTGAAATGAATTCTAGAGAAGAAAGCATACCTACTTGTGATATTCCAAAATTAGGCCACTTTTCATTATATTTCGGTGAATTTTATACCACCTCGTATCGAACAAATTTTgcttacctattttaaattagctctaggtatacctatagaTAGCGTCTGTGATTGTACAAATAGCGGAAAATGAACCTGATGACGTATTTTATAAAACATTCAATACTCTCGTAATTGCTCACatttcgaataaatattttaaattgtacCTAAAGGTGCcacagcattttcaaaaatttcaatcgatcatagcctctaaaattttgaagtggggccaaaaattgaaaatgacgacCTTCCGATTCGTGTTAAAGTTCTGCAACTTTGTCTTATCCTCTAGCTATGGAGGGTCTCTATGTCAATATTAGCCCATTTTCAAATATGCTCGGTTTTGGGTTAGGATTCTTTGGTTCTGCTCAGCTTTTTTTGCGGGTTCCCAATATTTGGATTAAATGATAATTACGCTCGATCCCATTGAGTCTGGCGAGGAGGGGGTATTCTCTTCAACGGTCGGAGTTTTTGGGATCCAGTTATCTAGGAATAATGAAACTTTCAGATTTGTTTGCGGAGTATGAAAAGTAATCGAGagcgttttcaaaaaatctaaaattaagcCTAACTTGAATGCTCAATTTTCAAGAGTTTACAAAATTTAAGatctat contains:
- the LOC135843192 gene encoding fibroblast growth factor receptor homolog 1-like; its protein translation is MIILLFTIIIGACFFCKYKREMKKRETEIANMTRIVKKIIVQKQIDIDQNFQDIVNMPVVSIQNSRCGQVRNGMVSAGEYEMPLDERWEYPRKNLRIMHTLGEGEFGQVAQAEASNILGEGSGTTIVAVKMLKDNSTDSDMIDLVSEMEILKLLGNHPNVLRLLGCCSQGGTLFVITEFARNGNLKNFLQKHRNQSTKLTESTLLAYARQIAQGMSYLTVMKCVHRDLAARNILVTAEQTMKIADFGLARNVANSEYYRKTTEGRLPIKWMAPEALFDNKYSTKSDIWSYGVLLWEIVTLGDNPYPSIKSMAAMIRFLNENRRLEKPLNTSTDVYNLMQDCWKYEPRQRPNFLTIVEHITDLLENREVVSEFNSESSDESELKSVISTTEPTELDELITNHSTKENEYLIS